The genomic stretch TTCTGTGACTCAGGAGCTTAGCCATGCCAGCGGCAGTTGGCGTTATTCAAACACTAGGGTTTCCAGGGGTGCTAGCAGCAGCCGATGCGATGGTCAAGGCAGCGGCAGTGACCTTGGTGTATTACGGTCTGGCCGAAAGAGGTGAGTTTCTAGTTGCTGTGCGGGGACCAGTCTCAGAAGTGCAACAAGCAGTAAAGGCTGGAATTGCATCGGCAGAGCAAGTATTTGGGGCTCAAGTAGTGAGCCATTACATTATTCCCAATCCTCCGGAGAATGTAGAACAGGTGCTCCCCATTCATTACACCGAGCAAGATGAGCCGTTCCGCATGTTTTAATCAAGGCGGGATGAAGCTCCACCTTTTCATGGCAGTTTTTAGCTCTCTTACTTAACTTTTTAATTCAGGAGATTTGGCAATGCCTCCACAGGCGGGTAGTTCAGCACAAGCTATTGGATCAATTGAGACGAAAGGCTTTCCAGCAGTACTGGCAGCAGCCGATGCCATGGTTAAAGCAGGTCGTGTCACATTAGTCGGTTATATTCGGGCTGGTAGCGCTCGTTTTACCGTTAATGTGCGGGGCGATGTGTCCGAAGTTAAAACTGCTATGGCAGCTGGTATTGAAGCAGTAGAAAGTGTTTATGGTGGTGCTTTGGAAACTTGGGTGATTATTCCTCGCCCTCACGAAAACGTGGAAGCAGTGCTACCCATCGGCTACACCAACGAAGTGCAACAGTACCGCGATGCCGTTAATCGCCCCATTGCGCCCCGGAGCTAAGCTTCCACCAGCTTTACTAATTCGTTATGTTAGTTTGAGCGGCTGCCATCTGAGGAATTTTGCT from Trichocoleus desertorum ATA4-8-CV12 encodes the following:
- a CDS encoding BMC domain-containing protein → MPAAVGVIQTLGFPGVLAAADAMVKAAAVTLVYYGLAERGEFLVAVRGPVSEVQQAVKAGIASAEQVFGAQVVSHYIIPNPPENVEQVLPIHYTEQDEPFRMF
- a CDS encoding carbon dioxide-concentrating mechanism protein CcmK; amino-acid sequence: MPPQAGSSAQAIGSIETKGFPAVLAAADAMVKAGRVTLVGYIRAGSARFTVNVRGDVSEVKTAMAAGIEAVESVYGGALETWVIIPRPHENVEAVLPIGYTNEVQQYRDAVNRPIAPRS